One Lepus europaeus isolate LE1 chromosome X, mLepTim1.pri, whole genome shotgun sequence genomic window carries:
- the PRR32 gene encoding proline-rich protein 32, translating into MACIENVLGRRAPSPIVGTMDKNGNQDLHQDMPKECVSSMLREDVEPWGHTHVPLIPSFNVLTDLTRQQLERPSERTGSCIPVDSSRALRQPYGPPPAVAEESLATAEINSSEGLAGQRQKGQDSINMSQEDSGGPPALMVGGTRVSHGGTERGGHNARFYLTLPRGKGFFQPRIPQVRGPPHIPTLRSGIVMEVPPGNPRMACQGRLAHVSFPPGSPRHTMDRWTRPIPLSSSTPGLPPCSTAHCFIPPQPPSFNPFLAMPIAFAPPPIFAPPLPSYFAHFPSGGMLVASSSSREHN; encoded by the exons ATGGCTTGTATTGAAAATGT CCTGGGAAGACGTGCTCCTTCACCCATAGTTGGCACTATGGACAAAAATGGGAACCAAGATCTGCACCAGGACATGCCCAAGGAATGTGTGAGTTCCATGCTAAGGGAAGATGTGGAGCCCTGGGGCCACACTCACGTCCCGCTGATACCTTCCTTCAACGTGCTGACCGATCTGACAAGACAGCAACTGGAGCGACCCTCTGAGAGAACAGGATCCTGCATTCCTGTTGATAGTTCCAGAGCTCTTAGACAGCCTtatgggccaccacctgctgttgcGGAAGAGTCCCTAGCAACAGCAGAAATAAATAGCTCTGAGGGGCTGGCAGGCCAGAGGCAGAAGGGACAGGATTCTATTAATATGTCCCAGGAAGACTCTGGCGGCCCTCCTGCACTGATGGTAGGGGGCACAAGAGTCAGCCATGGAGGCACTGAGAGAGGTGGCCATAATGCCAGGTTTTATTTGACTTTGCCAAGGGGTAAAGGTTTCTTTCAACCCAGGATCCCACAAGTAAGAGGCCCTCCACATATCCCTACCCTTAGATCCGGGATAGTAATGGAGGTACCTCCAGGAAATCCTAGAATGGCCTGCCAGGGAAGGTTGGCACATGTTTCCTTCCCTCCGGGAAGTCCACGACACACCATGGATAGGTGGACAAGGCCTATCCCACTGTCTTCCAGTACTCCAGGTTTACCTCCTTGCTCTACCGCTCATTGCTTCATACCACCTCAGCCTCCAAGTTTCAATCCCTTTCTTGCTATGCCCATTGCTTTTGCTCCTCCCCCAATATTtgctcctccactgccctcttatTTTGCTCATTTCCCTTCTGGGGGAATGCTGGTTGCTTCATCCTCAAGCAGAGAGCACAACTGa